The Armatimonadota bacterium genome segment GCTGTTGCCGCGGCTGCTGGAACTGAGCCGGGACGTGGACGTGCTCTCCCGCGGGATCCGTCCAGCCCCCGGTCCCCCCCCGCAACCCCCACCCTCCCCGTAGTTCGGCATGTCCGTCCTGGCCTTCGTCATGGGGGCTGTCTTCGGTTCTTTTACCAACGTCCTCATCCACCGGATTCCCCGGGGAGAGTCGGTGGTTTGGCCGCCGTCGCGGTGCCCATCCTGCGGGCACCGGCTGCGGTGGTGGGAGAACGTGCCGCTCCTGAGCTTTGCGATCCTGCGGGGCCGGTGCGCGGCGTGTTCGGCGCCCATTTCCTGGCGGTACCCTCTGGTAGAGCTCCTGGTGGCCCTCCTCTTCACCTACGCCTGGGTCCGCCATGGTCCGGGCTGGGATGCCCTGGGCACCGCGGCTCTCGGGATGCTGCTCGTGGCGGTGTTCTTCATCGACTTGGAGCATCACATCGTCCCGGACCGGATTACCCTCCCCGGCATGGTACTGGGGCTCGTGCTCTCGCTGGCCCGGGGAGGACTGGAGGGGTTTACCGAGGCCCTCCTCTCGGGTGCCGGCGCGGGCGGGGCTCTGCTGGTGGTGGCCCTGGTAAGCCCCGGCGGCATGGGTGGGGGGGACATCAAGCTCGCAGCCATGCTGGGCTGTTTTCTGGGATGGCCCGGGATCGTGGTGGGGATGTTTTTGGGGGTGCTGCTCGGGGGACTCGCGGCCCTGGTTCTGCTCCTCAGCGGCCGCAAGGGCCGCAAGGACCTCATCCCCTTTGGCCCAGCCCTGGCTCTGGGAGGGTTTGTCGGGATGGAATGGGGGTCGCAGCTTCTCTCCACCTACCTGCGCCTGTTCGGGCCGTGAGGAGGCGCTAGTGCGGGCCTCAGATCGTGCGCAGATCCTGGAGGCTTGGCGGGAGCTCGTGCGGAGGGGCTCCGGCCGGGCTCGGTCGGAGCAGGCGCTGCGGGAGTGGGGCCAGGTTCTCCTGGAAGCCACGGAGCACTTCCTGGTGGGCCGGACCTCTGCCGTGGAGGAGGCTGTCCTCGATCTGGTGAAGGGAGCCCCTGTGGGCCCCGTGGCGGAGCCCCTGGAACTGGTGCTCCTGTTCCGGCGGGCGGCGCTCCGGACCCTGGTGGGGCTTCCTCCACCGATGCGGGAGGCCCTAGAGGAGGCTTTCGACCGGGCCGCGCTCGTGCTGGCCGCCTGGCATGATGGAAAGCATCCCCGCCCGGAGCCCGGACCGGTCCTGCGTGTGCCAGAGCCCGAGGGGTTCGACCTCTCGAGTTTTCACTTGGTCCTTCCCCTGGAGATCCAGCGCTCCCTGCGGTACGGACGGTCCCTGAGCCTCATGCTGATCGCGCTGGACGCATACGACGATCTCGCTGCCCTCTACGGCCCGGAGGTGGCGGATCGGGCCATGGAGGAACTTGCAGGGCTTTTAGCCCGCAAGCTCCGGGCCACCGACACCCGCTACCGCGTGGGCCCGGACCGGATCGCGGTGCTCCTCCCCGAGACCGGACCCGAGGATGCCCTGGTGGCCGCGGAACGGGTACGGGAGCAGGCGGCCTCCGCGGGCACGGCCCTGGTGGCCGAGGAGGCCCGCAGCCTTACCGTGACCATTGGCATCGCCTCCTGCCCCGAGCACGGTTCGGATGCCGAGACCATGCTGCGGCGGGCAGAGCAGGCCCTGGAGGCCGCCCGGCGCATGGGCGGGAACCTGAGCCTCGTGTACCGGCCCTGATGTGCCCTCCTGCCTTTTTGCTCCGCCTGGATCCCGAGGCAGCGGTTGCACCCCTAGCCCGCTCTGCCCTGTCAGTTCGGGAGTGGTCCTAGCCCGCGTTTTGTCCGCACGTCCCTTCTGGTACCATACGGACGGAAGCTGGGAAGCACGGGAGGGAGCAGGGTTGATCTCCACGAACGATCTCCGGTACGGCGTGCACATCGTCCTGGAGGGGGAGCTCTACACGGTGCTGGAGGCTCAGCATGTGAAGCTCGGCCGAGGGTCCGCGTACGTGCGGGCCAAGATCCGAAACCTCCGCACGGGGGCGACCATCGAGCGGAAGTTCAACGCAGGAGAACGGGTGCCCCTCGCGGTCCTGGAGAGCCGGACCATGCAGTACCTGTACCGGGATGAGGCGAACTTCACCTTCATGGACACGGAAACCTACGAGCAGCTCGCCATCCCCACCTCCGTGGTGGGCGAAGCCGCACGGTTTTTGAAGGAGGGCATGGAGGTGGAGGTGGTTTTCCACGAGGGAACCCCCATCGAGGTGGAGCTACCGACCAGCGTGGAGCTCCTGGTGGTGGAAACCCCACCCGGGGTGCGGGGCGATACCGCCCAGGGCGGAAGCAAGCCCGCTCGGTTGGAGACGGGAGCCGTGGTGCAGGTGCCCCTCTTTGTGGAGGTGGGCGACCGGATCCGGGTGGACACCCGGACCGGGCAGTACCTGGAGCGGGTGCGGTAAGAAGCCATGGGCGGCCGCCGCAGGGCCCGGGAAGCCATCCTCCAGATCCTTTACGAGGCGGAGGTGGGCCGCAGGCCCCTCGAGCAGGTGATGGCGGATTACGTGGAGGGACCGGTCACCAACGAGGGGACACCGGGTGCGGCTTGGGACGAGGACACCTGGCAGTTCATCGTGCGGACCGCCAGGGGAGCGTGGGAGCATCGGGTGGAGGCGGATGCCCTCATCGGTCAGTACGCGGAGGGCTGGCCTGTGGATCGCCTTGCCCGGGTGGACCTCGCGATTCTGCGGTTGGCCCTCTACGAACTCCTCCACACGGACACGCCGCCCGCGGTGGCCATCAACGAGGCCGTGGAGTTGGCGCACAGGTACGGCACGGAGGATTCCCACCGGTTCATCAACGGGATCCTGGGCCGCATCTACCGGGAGCGGCTTGCGCTTATGGGCAGTTCGGGCCGTGGGTGAGCGGGTGCGCGCGCACGCCATCCTCCGGGGCCGGGTGCAGGGTGTAGGGTTCCGGTTCTTCGCGGTGGACTGGGCAGAGCGGCTAGGGGTATGCGGCTACGCCCGGAACCTGCCGGACGGCGCCCTGGAGGTGGTGGCGGAGGGAGACCCGGAGGCCGTGAGAAGCTTTCTAGAGGCCATGCGCCGGGGCCCCCGGGCCGCGCGGGTAGAGGACATGCAGGTGCGTTGGGAGGCGCCGCGGGGGGAGCATGGCTTTTCCATCCGGTACTGAGGCGGCCCTCGAAGGGTTTGTGCGCACGTGGAGCCCGCGCATCGAGGAGGCCCTGGACCGCTGGCTCCCCCCGGAGGAGGAGGAGCCGAGTGTTCTACACCGTGCCATCCGGCACAGCGTCTTCGGCTCGGGAAAGCGCTTCCGGCCGCTCCTGGTGCTCGCTGCCAGCGAGACATGCGGGCTCGCACCGGAGCGGGCCCTGCGGGCCGCGTGCGCGGTGGAGGCCATCCATACCTACTCCCTCATCCACGACGACCTCCCGAGCATGGACAACGCGGACCTCCGCCGGGGGCGGCCCACCTGTCATGTGGCCTTCGGAGAGGCCATGGCCATCCTCGCGGGAGACGCCCTCCATGCCCTCGCCTTCTGCTGGCTCACGCGGCTTGGGGAGGACGGGATCCCACCGGATCGGGTCGCGTGGGCCATCCGGGAGGTATCGGAGGCCATCGGCCCCTGGGGCATGGTGGGCGGCCAAGTCCTGGATCTACTGGCCGAGAAGGGACATTTCCCAGCGAGTCGGGTCGGTGAGATCCACCGCCGGAAAACCGGCGCCCTCATCCGGACCTGCGCGCGCCTGGGCCCCATTCTGAGCGGTTCCTCCCAGGACCTGGATCCCCTCACCGCGTACGGGGAACACCTGGGGCTCGCGTTTCAGATCGCGGACGACGTCCTCGACGCGGAGGAGGAATCCTGGCTCCCGAAGGCCACCTATCCCCGGGTGTTCGGTCTGGAGGAGTCCCAGCGGTTGAGCCGGTTAGAGATGGAGCAGGCGGTGCAGGCCCTGGAGCCACTGGGCGAGCGGGCGGAGGTGCTGCGAGCCCTGGCTCGGTTCGCGGTAGAGCGGGCGTGGTGAGCGCGGCCCGAAAGAAGGAGCGGCTGGACACGCTCCTGGTGCGCCGGGGGCTTGCGCCCAGCCGGGAGCGGGCCCAGGCGTACGTGCTGGCGGGCCGGGTGTTCGTGGACGGGCGGCGGGTGGACAAACCCGGGACCCCGGTACCGGAGGAGGCGGTCCTGGAGGTCCGAGGCCCAGATCACCCGTATGTGAGCCGGGGGGGCGTGAAATTGGAGCGGGCCCTGCAGGATTTCCACCTGGACGTGCGGGGCGCGGTTGCCCTGGACCTGGGAGCGAGCGCGGGCGGGTTCACGGATTGTCTGCTGCAGCACGGGGCAAGGCGGGTGTACGCGGTAGACGTGGGCTGGGGCCAGCTCCACCCGAAGCTCCGGCAGGATCCCCGGGTGGTGGTGCTGGAGAGGACCCACGCAAAGGATCTCTCCCCCCAGCTCATCCCGGAGCCCCTGGATTTCGCATGCGCGGACGTCTCCTTCATCTCCCTCACCCGGGCCCTGCCGCCCGTGGTTCCCCTCCTGCGGGAAGGGGCGCCCGTGGTGGCCCTGGTGAAACCGCAGTTCGAGGCAGGCCGGGGGATGGTAAGGGAGGGCGTGGTGCGGGATCCCCAGGTGCACCGGGCCGTGATCCGCAAGGTGGTGGAGGAGCTCTCGAGGCACGGGCTTGGCGCCCGGGCCGTGATCCCGTCTCCGATCCGGGGGGATGCGGGGAACGTGGAGTTCCTGGTGCTGCTCCGAAAGGGAGAGCACGCTTCCCTCTCCGAGGAAGAGATCGAGGCCTCCGTGGAGGAGGCCCAGAGGCTTCCGTGAGCATCATTGGGTTCTTCATAAACCCCGAGAAGCTCAGGGAGGTTCCGCAGGCTGCGGGGTTCCTGCGGGAGGCCGTGGAGGCGTTGCGGGCGCGGGGTGTGGGCGTGTGGGTGAACGCGGAAAGCGCCCGGCTCCTCGGTGCAGAGCAGCTTGGGGAGGAGGAGGAGCGGATCGTGGAGGCCGCGGACGCTCTGGTGGCCGCGGGCGGAGACGGCACCATCCTTCGGGCTGCCCGCCTCACCGCACCCCGGGGACTGCCTGTCCTCGGGGTAAACCTGGGGGGATTCGGATTCCTCGCGGAACTGCAACCCGAGGATCTCCCCGCAGCCATGCCGCGGCTGCTGGAGCGGACGTACACGGTGGAGGAGCGCATGATGCTCGCCTCCTGGGTGCGGCGGGGAGGTGAGGCGGTCCACCGGACCCTTGCCCTCAACGACGTGGTGATCACCAAGGGCGGGTACGCGCGCCTCATGCCCATCCGGGCGTACGTGAACCACGAGCACCTGGCCACCTACCTCGCGGACGGGCTCATCGTGGCTACGCCCACGGGTTCCACCGCGTACTCCCTCTCCGCGGGCGGCCCCATCCTCAGCCCCACGGTCCGGGCCTTGGTGGTCACCCCCATCTGCCCCCACACCCTCAACGCCCGCTCTGTGATCCTAGATGCCTCGGACGTGGCAATCCTGGAGGTGGTGGAGGACGTGGAGGACGTGTGGCTCACGGTGGACGGCCAGATCGGCCTCCCCCTGCGGCCGGGAGACCGCGTGGAGGTGCGGGAAGCGGACGAGCGTGCCCGGCTCGTGCGCCTGCGGCCGCCCTCGTTCTACGATCTTCTCCGAAGGAAGTTCGGTTGGGGAGGGCGGTAGTGCTCCGGGAACTCCACGTGCGCAACTTTGCCCTCCTGGAGGACGTGCGGGTGGAGTTCGGGCCAGGCCTCAACGTCCTCACGGGCGAGACGGGAGCAGGCAAGTCCATCCTGCTGGACGCCCTGGGGGCGTGTCTGGGGCACCGGGTGGGTTCGGATGTGATTCGGACAGGTGCCACGGAAGCCCGGGTGGAGGCGGTCTTCGAGCTCGCCCGGGCCCCGGAGGCCCGGGCAGCCCTGGATGCGGCGGGTATCCCCCTGGAGGACGAGGTCCTCATTCTCGTGCGGGAGATCGGGGGCCGGGGCCGGGCGTACGCGAACGGGACTCCCGTCACCGTGGGCACCCTGCGGGAGATCGGGAGTTTTTTTGTGGAGATCCACGGACAGCACGAGGGGCAGCGGCTGCTGGAGCCGCGGACGCATCTGGAACTCCTGGACGCCTCGGGGGACGAGACGGTGCGGAGGCTGCGGGTGGAGGTGGAGGAGGCCTTCGCGCGCTGGTCCGGGCTGCGCAGCGCGCTCGCGGAGCTGGAGCGCACGGAGCGGGAGCGGGCCAGGCGCCTGGACCTCCTCCGGTGGCAGGTGCAGGAG includes the following:
- a CDS encoding prepilin peptidase, translating into MSVLAFVMGAVFGSFTNVLIHRIPRGESVVWPPSRCPSCGHRLRWWENVPLLSFAILRGRCAACSAPISWRYPLVELLVALLFTYAWVRHGPGWDALGTAALGMLLVAVFFIDLEHHIVPDRITLPGMVLGLVLSLARGGLEGFTEALLSGAGAGGALLVVALVSPGGMGGGDIKLAAMLGCFLGWPGIVVGMFLGVLLGGLAALVLLLSGRKGRKDLIPFGPALALGGFVGMEWGSQLLSTYLRLFGP
- a CDS encoding GGDEF domain-containing protein, with product MRASDRAQILEAWRELVRRGSGRARSEQALREWGQVLLEATEHFLVGRTSAVEEAVLDLVKGAPVGPVAEPLELVLLFRRAALRTLVGLPPPMREALEEAFDRAALVLAAWHDGKHPRPEPGPVLRVPEPEGFDLSSFHLVLPLEIQRSLRYGRSLSLMLIALDAYDDLAALYGPEVADRAMEELAGLLARKLRATDTRYRVGPDRIAVLLPETGPEDALVAAERVREQAASAGTALVAEEARSLTVTIGIASCPEHGSDAETMLRRAEQALEAARRMGGNLSLVYRP
- the efp gene encoding elongation factor P produces the protein MISTNDLRYGVHIVLEGELYTVLEAQHVKLGRGSAYVRAKIRNLRTGATIERKFNAGERVPLAVLESRTMQYLYRDEANFTFMDTETYEQLAIPTSVVGEAARFLKEGMEVEVVFHEGTPIEVELPTSVELLVVETPPGVRGDTAQGGSKPARLETGAVVQVPLFVEVGDRIRVDTRTGQYLERVR
- the nusB gene encoding transcription antitermination factor NusB, which gives rise to MGGRRRAREAILQILYEAEVGRRPLEQVMADYVEGPVTNEGTPGAAWDEDTWQFIVRTARGAWEHRVEADALIGQYAEGWPVDRLARVDLAILRLALYELLHTDTPPAVAINEAVELAHRYGTEDSHRFINGILGRIYRERLALMGSSGRG
- a CDS encoding acylphosphatase — its product is MGERVRAHAILRGRVQGVGFRFFAVDWAERLGVCGYARNLPDGALEVVAEGDPEAVRSFLEAMRRGPRAARVEDMQVRWEAPRGEHGFSIRY
- a CDS encoding polyprenyl synthetase family protein, with product MRTWSPRIEEALDRWLPPEEEEPSVLHRAIRHSVFGSGKRFRPLLVLAASETCGLAPERALRAACAVEAIHTYSLIHDDLPSMDNADLRRGRPTCHVAFGEAMAILAGDALHALAFCWLTRLGEDGIPPDRVAWAIREVSEAIGPWGMVGGQVLDLLAEKGHFPASRVGEIHRRKTGALIRTCARLGPILSGSSQDLDPLTAYGEHLGLAFQIADDVLDAEEESWLPKATYPRVFGLEESQRLSRLEMEQAVQALEPLGERAEVLRALARFAVERAW
- a CDS encoding TlyA family RNA methyltransferase, which codes for MSAARKKERLDTLLVRRGLAPSRERAQAYVLAGRVFVDGRRVDKPGTPVPEEAVLEVRGPDHPYVSRGGVKLERALQDFHLDVRGAVALDLGASAGGFTDCLLQHGARRVYAVDVGWGQLHPKLRQDPRVVVLERTHAKDLSPQLIPEPLDFACADVSFISLTRALPPVVPLLREGAPVVALVKPQFEAGRGMVREGVVRDPQVHRAVIRKVVEELSRHGLGARAVIPSPIRGDAGNVEFLVLLRKGEHASLSEEEIEASVEEAQRLP
- a CDS encoding NAD(+)/NADH kinase, producing MSIIGFFINPEKLREVPQAAGFLREAVEALRARGVGVWVNAESARLLGAEQLGEEEERIVEAADALVAAGGDGTILRAARLTAPRGLPVLGVNLGGFGFLAELQPEDLPAAMPRLLERTYTVEERMMLASWVRRGGEAVHRTLALNDVVITKGGYARLMPIRAYVNHEHLATYLADGLIVATPTGSTAYSLSAGGPILSPTVRALVVTPICPHTLNARSVILDASDVAILEVVEDVEDVWLTVDGQIGLPLRPGDRVEVREADERARLVRLRPPSFYDLLRRKFGWGGR